From the genome of Zalophus californianus isolate mZalCal1 chromosome 6, mZalCal1.pri.v2, whole genome shotgun sequence, one region includes:
- the LOC113909829 gene encoding olfactory receptor 11H6-like, producing MYILLANFSFLEIWYVTSTVPNMLANLLSETSTISFYGCFLQFYFFFSMGTTETFFLSAMAFDRYLAVCRPLHYPTVMTVQRCIRIGAGCWVSGFSCFLLPVYLISQLPFCGPNTIDHFLCDPGPLMKLSCVPAPATETICAVYNSVLIFSTFLFITSCYTLVIRAVLRVPLAEGRRKAFSTCGSHLAVVSLFYGSIMVMYVSPTAGNPTGIQKIVTLFYSVMTPLFNPLIYSLRNKEMKKALRKLLMCGKMT from the exons ATGTACATCCTGCTGGCCAATTTTTCCTTCCTGGAGATCTGGTATGTCACCTCTACTGTCCCCAATATGCTAGCCAACTTGCTGTCTGAAACCAGCACCATCTCCTTCTATGGCTGCTTCCTCCAgttctacttctttttctccatgGGTACCACTGAGACCTTCTTCTTGTCCGCCATGGCCTTTGACAGGTACCTTGCTGTCTGCAGGCCCCTGCACTACCCCACTGTCATGACTGTTCAGCGCTGCATCAGAATAGGAGCTGGGTGCTGGGTGTCCGGCTTCTCCTGTTTTCTCCTCCCAGTTTACCTCATCTCCCAACTTCCTTTTTGTGGTCCCAATACAATTGATCACTTCCTGTGTGACCCAGGACCTCTTATGAAGCTGTCCTGTGTGCCAGCTCCTGCCACTGAGACCATCTGTGCCGTCTATAACTCAGTCCTCATTTTCTCCACCTTCCTCTTCATTACCAGCTGCTATACCTTGGTGATCAGAGCTGTGCTGAGGGTCCCCTTAGCAGAAGGTCGGCGTAAGGCCTTCTCCACATGTGGTTCCCACCTGGCCGTGGTGTCCCTCTTCTATGGCTCTATCATGGTGATGTATGTGAGCCCAACAGCAGGCAATCCAACAGGGATCCAGAAAATTGTGACTCTATTTTATTCTGTGATGACTCCACTTTTCAATCCCTTGATCTACAGCCTCCGGAATAAGGAGATGAAGAAGGCCCTGAGAAAACT CCTCATGTGTGGGAAAATGACCTGA